The segment AGCGCATCCCCGAGGGCATCGCGCTCCTGCTCGGCGTGACCGCGGTCGCGCTCGTCCTGAACACCGAGCAGACGCTCAAGCAGTTCATCGTCGACGGCGGGACCGGCGAGTTCGACCAGTGGGAGGCGCTGCGGACGGTGACGACGTTCACCGCGAGCGCGATCGTCGCGGACGTCGCGCGGCGCGTCGGCGACCGGAGCGCCGAGCGCGCGTTCCGGAACGGGTCGACGCCGCGGTTCGACCGCGAGCTCGCGCAGATGGTTCGTGCCGGCGGGCGCGCCGTCACGGTGACGCTCCCGGACTCGATCGACGACATCGACGGCTACGATCCCGTCCCGGAGGCGAAGAAGGCCGAGTTCGCCGGGGAGCGGTTCGTGTTCCCGCGGCGCGTCACGGTCGGGGAGCTCGGCGACCGCATCCGTGCGCGTCTCGAGACCGACTACGGCGTCGGGCACGTGGACGTCGAGGTGACCGCCGAGGGCGACGTGACGTACCTCGGCGTCGGTGCGCGCGAGGCCGGCATCGGGCCGACGCTCGCGCCGGGTGCGGCGGCGGTCGCGGTACAGGCCGACCCGGCGAACGCGGCGAGCGCCGGGGACCTCGTGCAGGTGTGGGCGGGCGGCGCGGACGGCGAGCCCGAGCGCGTCGCGACCGCCGAGGTGCGTGCGGCCGTCGACGACGTGGTGACGCTCGCGCTCGACGAGCCCGACGCCGCCGCGCTCGCGGACGACGTCGCGTACCGACTCGTGACGATGCCGACCGAGCCGAGCGTCGACCGCGAGTTCGCCGCGCTCCTGCGCGCCGCCGACGAGACGATGGGTGCGGTCGTCGTCGACGCGAACAGCCCGCTCCAGGGCGCGACCGTCGGCGCGCTCGACGTCACCGTCGCCGCGATCCGACGGCCCGACCGCGGCGTCGCCCCGATCCCCGAGAGCGACACGCCGATCGAGGTCGGGTCGACGCTGTACGTCGTCGCCCGCCCGGACGCGTTCCGCGCGTTCGAGGCGGCGGCGACGCCCGTCCAGGTGACCGAACCCGCCGCCTCGCCCGACGGCGACGACTGACGGCGCCGGTTCCGCGCAGTCGCTTCTCGTCGGTTCGGAACGTCCGCAATCGCTTTACTCGCCCGCGCCCGAGTGGCGAGCGTGCACTGGAAGCTGTTCGCCGACCTCCGCGAGCGCGCCGGCGAGGAGACCGTCGCCGTCGAGGACGCCGCCACCGTGGAGGACGCGCTCGAGGCGCTGCTCGCGGACCGCGACGCACTCCGCGAGCGCGTGCTCGACGCCGACGGCGACGTCGTCCCGGACGTGAACGTCCTGAAGAACGGCGAGAACGTCTTCGACGCCGGCGACGGCCTCGACGAACCAGTCGTCGAGGGCGACGAACTCGCGCTGTTCCCGCCCGTCTCGGGCGGATAGCGCGACCAACTCGACCACGACGCGATCGACGGTGGCGCGGTCGCTGGAACCGGCGGTCTGAAGGCGCCCGCGATGCCAGGGTCTGGTATGCGACTGTCAGCGTTCTGCGAGCGACTCGACGAGGAGCTGCGGACGGCAGCGTACGCCGATTTGGACGCGAGCGCGAACGGGCTCCAGGTCGGCCCGGACTCCGGGGAGGTCGAGTCCGTCGCGTTCTGCACGGACGGCGTCCGGCAGACCATCGACATGGCGAC is part of the Halorubellus sp. JP-L1 genome and harbors:
- a CDS encoding TrkA C-terminal domain-containing protein, which translates into the protein MSSHSLLAVAVRVASLAALAGGVSLLAAVLYRWWGRERIPEGIALLLGVTAVALVLNTEQTLKQFIVDGGTGEFDQWEALRTVTTFTASAIVADVARRVGDRSAERAFRNGSTPRFDRELAQMVRAGGRAVTVTLPDSIDDIDGYDPVPEAKKAEFAGERFVFPRRVTVGELGDRIRARLETDYGVGHVDVEVTAEGDVTYLGVGAREAGIGPTLAPGAAAVAVQADPANAASAGDLVQVWAGGADGEPERVATAEVRAAVDDVVTLALDEPDAAALADDVAYRLVTMPTEPSVDREFAALLRAADETMGAVVVDANSPLQGATVGALDVTVAAIRRPDRGVAPIPESDTPIEVGSTLYVVARPDAFRAFEAAATPVQVTEPAASPDGDD
- a CDS encoding ubiquitin-like small modifier protein 1, with product MHWKLFADLRERAGEETVAVEDAATVEDALEALLADRDALRERVLDADGDVVPDVNVLKNGENVFDAGDGLDEPVVEGDELALFPPVSGG